From the Lathyrus oleraceus cultivar Zhongwan6 chromosome 4, CAAS_Psat_ZW6_1.0, whole genome shotgun sequence genome, one window contains:
- the LOC127073844 gene encoding protein NRT1/ PTR FAMILY 2.11 isoform X1 produces the protein MKKNEKESLEINQVPTINYRGWKVMPFIVGNETFEKLGTTGTLSNLLVYLTTVFNLSSIEATNIVNIFNGSASLATLLGAFLSDTYFGRYKTLGFSTFASFLGLLVIQLTAWIKKMHPAECGNEKTTCTQPSTGQMAFLLLGFGFLIIGAAGIRPCNLAFGADQFNPNTDSGKKGINSFFNWYFFTYTFAQMVSLSLIVYVQSDVSWALGLGIPAALMLFSCIVYFLGSKYYVKVQATGSPVTSIVQVVSVAIKKRKLNLKEDEYSLVPLFSYISPHSINCKLPHTPQFRFLDKAAIITPEDNINPDGSASDPWNLCSIQQVEEVKCLVRVLPVWVSGILYYVALVQQSTMLVFQALQSDRTFFNTNFKIPAASFTIFTMLSLTIWLPIYDRIIVPTIRKFTRKEGGITLLQRMGIGMFISILCMLVSGVVEWKRRTMAITNPKGFEPRKGAISSMSAMWLIPQLTLAGFSDAFTLVGQVEFYYKQFPENMRSLAGSLFFCGLALSSYLSSLLISIIHRSSDKSANGNWLPQDLNKGRLDYFYYMISVLEVVNLCYFVLCSRWYRYKGEDGNEGSGVELDQMSKQSETKINGV, from the exons ATGAAGAAAAATGAGAAAGAGAGTTTAGAAATCAATCAAGTTCCAACTATTAACTATAGAGGATGGAAGGTCATGCCCTTCATAGTTG GAAATGAAACATTTGAGAAGCTAGGAACCACTGGTACCTTATCAAACCTCTTAGTCTATCTTACAACAGTCTTCAACCTTAGCAGTATTGAAGCCACAAATATTGTCAATATCTTCAATGGTAGTGCTAGTTTAGCTACTTTGCTAGGAGCTTTTCTTTCTGACACTTATTTTGGTCGCTACAAAACACTTGGATTCTCCACATTTGCTTCCTTTCTG GGGTTACTTGTTATACAATTAACAGCATGGATAAAAAAAATGCATCCAGCAGAATGTGGAAATGAGAAAACTACATGTACACAACCAAGTACAGGACAAATGGCGTTTCTGTTGCTTGGATTTGGGTTTCTGATAATAGGAGCTGCGGGGATTAGGCCTTGTAACTTAGCATTTGGAGCTGATCAGTTCAACCCAAACACTGATTCGGGAAAGAAAGGGATCAATAGTTTCTTCAATTGGTACTTTTTTACATacacttttgctcagatggtttCTTTGTCATTGATTGTGTATGTACAATCGGATGTGAGTTGGGCACTTGGTCTTGGAATTCCTGCTGCTTTGATGTTGTTTTCATGTATTGTTTATTTCTTAGGAAGTAAATATTATGTGAAAGTTCAAGCAACTGGTAGTCCTGTGACAAGTATTGTTCAAGTTGTTTCTGTGGCTATAAAGAAAAGGAAACTCAATCTAAAAGAAGATGAGTATTCATTGGTTCCACTTTTTAGCTATATATCTCCTCATTCTATCAACTGCAAGCTTCCCCATACACCTCAATTCAG GTTTCTTGACAAAGCAGCTATTATAACTCCAGAAGACAACATAAACCCTGATGGTTCTGCATCTGATCCATGGAATCTATGCAGTATCCAACAAGTTGAAGAAGTGAAATGCTTAGTAAGAGTTCTCCCAGTTTGGGTTTCAGGCATACTCTACTACGTTGCATTAGTCCAACAAAGCACAATGTTAGTCTTCCAAGCACTTCAATCCGACCGAACCTTTTTCAACACAAATTTCAAGATCCCCGCGGCTTCCTTCACGATCTTCACCATGTTAAGCCTAACAATATGGCTACCAATCTACGATCGAATAATCGTGCCAACAATCAGAAAGTTCACCCGAAAAGAAGGCGGGATCACACTTCTACAAAGAATGGGAATTGGAATGTTCATCTCTATACTATGCATGCTAGTATCTGGTGTTGTAGAATGGAAAAGAAGAACCATGGCTATTACAAATCCTAAAGGATTTGAACCGAGAAAAGGCGCGATTTCTTCTATGTCTGCAATGTGGTTGATTCCTCAGTTAACACTAGCTGGATTCTCTGATGCATTTACTTTGGTAGGACAGGTTGAGTTTTACTACAAACAGTTTCCTGAGAACATGAGAAGTCTTGCAGGATCACTTTTTTTCTGTGGTTTGGCACTGTCAAGTTATCTTAGTAGTTTGTTGATTTCGATTATTCATCGGTCGTCGGATAAATCGGCAAATGGGAATTGGTTGCCACAGGATTTGAACAAAGGAAGATTGGATTACTTTTATTATATGATTAGTGTTTTGGAAGTTGTTAATTTGTGTTACTTTGTTTTGTGTTCAAGGTGGTATAGGTATAAAGGGGAGGATGGTAATGAAGGTAGTGGTGTTGAACTTGATCAAATGTCTAAACAATCTGAAACAAAGATTAATGGTGTTTAG
- the LOC127073844 gene encoding protein NRT1/ PTR FAMILY 2.11 isoform X2, whose translation MEGNETFEKLGTTGTLSNLLVYLTTVFNLSSIEATNIVNIFNGSASLATLLGAFLSDTYFGRYKTLGFSTFASFLGLLVIQLTAWIKKMHPAECGNEKTTCTQPSTGQMAFLLLGFGFLIIGAAGIRPCNLAFGADQFNPNTDSGKKGINSFFNWYFFTYTFAQMVSLSLIVYVQSDVSWALGLGIPAALMLFSCIVYFLGSKYYVKVQATGSPVTSIVQVVSVAIKKRKLNLKEDEYSLVPLFSYISPHSINCKLPHTPQFRFLDKAAIITPEDNINPDGSASDPWNLCSIQQVEEVKCLVRVLPVWVSGILYYVALVQQSTMLVFQALQSDRTFFNTNFKIPAASFTIFTMLSLTIWLPIYDRIIVPTIRKFTRKEGGITLLQRMGIGMFISILCMLVSGVVEWKRRTMAITNPKGFEPRKGAISSMSAMWLIPQLTLAGFSDAFTLVGQVEFYYKQFPENMRSLAGSLFFCGLALSSYLSSLLISIIHRSSDKSANGNWLPQDLNKGRLDYFYYMISVLEVVNLCYFVLCSRWYRYKGEDGNEGSGVELDQMSKQSETKINGV comes from the exons ATGGAAG GAAATGAAACATTTGAGAAGCTAGGAACCACTGGTACCTTATCAAACCTCTTAGTCTATCTTACAACAGTCTTCAACCTTAGCAGTATTGAAGCCACAAATATTGTCAATATCTTCAATGGTAGTGCTAGTTTAGCTACTTTGCTAGGAGCTTTTCTTTCTGACACTTATTTTGGTCGCTACAAAACACTTGGATTCTCCACATTTGCTTCCTTTCTG GGGTTACTTGTTATACAATTAACAGCATGGATAAAAAAAATGCATCCAGCAGAATGTGGAAATGAGAAAACTACATGTACACAACCAAGTACAGGACAAATGGCGTTTCTGTTGCTTGGATTTGGGTTTCTGATAATAGGAGCTGCGGGGATTAGGCCTTGTAACTTAGCATTTGGAGCTGATCAGTTCAACCCAAACACTGATTCGGGAAAGAAAGGGATCAATAGTTTCTTCAATTGGTACTTTTTTACATacacttttgctcagatggtttCTTTGTCATTGATTGTGTATGTACAATCGGATGTGAGTTGGGCACTTGGTCTTGGAATTCCTGCTGCTTTGATGTTGTTTTCATGTATTGTTTATTTCTTAGGAAGTAAATATTATGTGAAAGTTCAAGCAACTGGTAGTCCTGTGACAAGTATTGTTCAAGTTGTTTCTGTGGCTATAAAGAAAAGGAAACTCAATCTAAAAGAAGATGAGTATTCATTGGTTCCACTTTTTAGCTATATATCTCCTCATTCTATCAACTGCAAGCTTCCCCATACACCTCAATTCAG GTTTCTTGACAAAGCAGCTATTATAACTCCAGAAGACAACATAAACCCTGATGGTTCTGCATCTGATCCATGGAATCTATGCAGTATCCAACAAGTTGAAGAAGTGAAATGCTTAGTAAGAGTTCTCCCAGTTTGGGTTTCAGGCATACTCTACTACGTTGCATTAGTCCAACAAAGCACAATGTTAGTCTTCCAAGCACTTCAATCCGACCGAACCTTTTTCAACACAAATTTCAAGATCCCCGCGGCTTCCTTCACGATCTTCACCATGTTAAGCCTAACAATATGGCTACCAATCTACGATCGAATAATCGTGCCAACAATCAGAAAGTTCACCCGAAAAGAAGGCGGGATCACACTTCTACAAAGAATGGGAATTGGAATGTTCATCTCTATACTATGCATGCTAGTATCTGGTGTTGTAGAATGGAAAAGAAGAACCATGGCTATTACAAATCCTAAAGGATTTGAACCGAGAAAAGGCGCGATTTCTTCTATGTCTGCAATGTGGTTGATTCCTCAGTTAACACTAGCTGGATTCTCTGATGCATTTACTTTGGTAGGACAGGTTGAGTTTTACTACAAACAGTTTCCTGAGAACATGAGAAGTCTTGCAGGATCACTTTTTTTCTGTGGTTTGGCACTGTCAAGTTATCTTAGTAGTTTGTTGATTTCGATTATTCATCGGTCGTCGGATAAATCGGCAAATGGGAATTGGTTGCCACAGGATTTGAACAAAGGAAGATTGGATTACTTTTATTATATGATTAGTGTTTTGGAAGTTGTTAATTTGTGTTACTTTGTTTTGTGTTCAAGGTGGTATAGGTATAAAGGGGAGGATGGTAATGAAGGTAGTGGTGTTGAACTTGATCAAATGTCTAAACAATCTGAAACAAAGATTAATGGTGTTTAG